The following proteins are encoded in a genomic region of Coffea eugenioides isolate CCC68of chromosome 6, Ceug_1.0, whole genome shotgun sequence:
- the LOC113774380 gene encoding putative late blight resistance protein homolog R1A-3, with the protein MANTRLDSTMEQLTRLGNERGLTDPMKDQIQKFQVELNFLKMFLWCLPKSEEAGKNCQLQFAINSISSAVEVANKGLYSAGLCAIRKKKGRNWRLLTSNLLENVEQFKSDIRKNCNFMLHFSVEFIKASQTGEVFNFMDCIITNLKDLRHSEDEQIAPLSKHISALEEKLRFFRKFFDFTAQRCYEHQKFEYLLVHIRSWANKVACLSFLCWINKNDENMQCRMNTMISDLHEESWPCASGVTGMCLGVLKALKLSAYDTSLMGEIVADFVNILLENTPAVFRDRIEIIREGLIIIIAFLMDSPEDCEDEILTQAHAVVIEAASLLSSVCLEEMNDNVIKKKNFLLSEILGKIKTLREVVRKFYIYIPDASEFYSLRTHGTGYIAFILENLAKMQKKNANFIPFVKQKVVIVQKELQSLRTCLTDKMDGRNEQEQLKDLWRRIINVAYRAEHVTDLCSIRNSRFWYTVICLSTVIEEIKTTRNEVENLGSKHMKNPGILCANLNSMHLFPAQASNSRIDEPVVGFDDEAETIIDRLTRGSEQLQIVSIIGMPGQGKTTLAKKVYNHPSIRYHFIQCVWCCVSQEYRYRSALLEMLSNVTELSSHDTFETSDEELANRLRKCLIGRSYLIVMDDIWDIRAWNELKGSFPDNNNGSRILFTSRIHKLSWQDECKCYLHTLRPFHEKEGWELLKQKTFHKDECPQDLVEVGMEIARKCKGLPLSIVLVAGILAKSKNSLYWWKKIARSLSSSHPIDGSMDILELSYRHIPDHLKPCFLYFGAFAEGQNIRARKMTLLWISEGFIRTTDQRRLEDVAMEYLMDLVNHSLVIVSERSSDGGVNRCQVHNLLREFCMTKAKEENFLQLIHHYDLGNYPSNGCDVDMHRLSFHSSLFHVTDSHPVCSPVHSIVFAHGMLFIGTSFSRTFRLLKVLDMEKLHLDDSDLDALMSIVHLRYLAISGLITKIPSSIANLWNLETLIVRAPLLVVKIDLPDTIWQMKSLRHVEIRPCANISLGDDKSEEFYQLDNVHTFSSVVLCDGRDAQILLRRLPRLRKLICSLPESGKHRGGSCKVVDLSIRSELEALTMCYHWVSTPKLPAIEFPKALKKLTLFNCLLPRTGISAIGQLPNLVVLKFRLIDFAKHTFYMKEGEFSNLKFLRIYNSEFERWVVPAEPFPSLENLVLIDCTKLQEIPSSFAEISTLRMIKVRGCSPNVEKSAQTIFEEQKDMGNGDLQLICW; encoded by the coding sequence ATGGCAAATACTCGTCTTGATTCCACCATGGAACAGTTAACACGCTTAGGAAATGAACGAGGCTTGACTGATCCAATGAAGGATCAAATACAAAAGTTTCAAGTGGAGCTAAATTTCCTGAAGATGTTTCTCTGGTGCTTGCCCAAGTCCGAAGAAGCTGGTAAGAATTGTCAGTTGCAGTTCGCTATTAATTCCATTAGTTCTGCAGTAGAAGTAGCAAATAAGGGCCTTTATTCAGCTGGTCTCTGTGCAATCCGGAAGAAAAAGGGTAGAAATTGGCGTCTTCTGACTTCTAATTTGCTAGAAAATGTTGAGCAGTTTAAGTCTGATATTAGAAAGAATTGCAATTTTATGCTTCATTTCTCAGTAGAATTCATCAAGGCTTCTCAGACTGGAGAGGTCTTCAATTTCATGGACTGTATCATCACAAATCTTAAGGATCTTCGTCACTCGGAAGATGAACAGATTGCTCCACTGAGTAAGCATATTAGTGCCCTTGAAGAGAAACTAAGGTTCTTTAGAAAGTTTTTTGATTTCACCGCACAACGTTGCTATGAGCATCAGAAATTTGAATATTTGTTGGTTCATATCCGTTCTTGGGCTAACAAAGTAGCATGTCTATCATTTTTGTGCTGGATcaataaaaatgatgaaaacaTGCAGTGCAGAATGAATACCATGATTTCTGATCTGCATGAGGAGAGTTGGCCTTGTGCTTCAGGGGTTACAGGGATGTGTCTTGGAGTCCTCAAAGCTTTAAAGTTGTCAGCGTATGACACTTCTCTGATGGGTGAAATTGTTGCAGACTTTGTCAACATTCTGCTGGAGAATACTCCTGCTGTTTTCAGGGACCGCATTGAGATCATTCGAGAAGGGCTTATCATCATAATAGCATTTCTGATGGATTCACCAGAGGACTGTGAAGATGAAATCCTCACACAAGCTCATGCCGTTGTCATTGAGGCAGCATCTCTCCTTTCCTCAGTCTGTTTGGAGGAAATGAATGACAATGTCatcaaaaagaagaattttcttTTGTCTGAAATCCTAGGAAAGATTAAGACACTCCGGGAAGTGGTCAGAAAGTTCTACATCTACATTCCAGATGCATCAGAATTTTATTCTCTCAGGACTCATGGAACCGGATATATTGCTTTCATCTTGGAAAATTTAgcgaaaatgcaaaaaaagaATGCCAATTTTATCCCTTTTGTAAAGCAAAAGGTTGTGATTGTTCAGAAGGAGCTGCAGTCACTGAGGACTTGCCTCACGGATAAAATGGATGGACGAAATGAGCAAGAGCAGCTGAAAGATCTTTGGAGAAGAATTATCAATGTGGCATACCGCGCAGAGCATGTCACTGACTTGTGTTCAATCAGAAATAGTCGTTTCTGGTATACCGTAATATGTCTTTCTACAGTCATTGAAGAAATTAAGACCACCAGGAATGAGGTTGAGAATCTTGGAAGTAAGCATATGAAAAACCCTGGGATCCTCTGCGCAAATTTGAACTCCATGCATCTCTTCCCAGCACAAGCTAGTAACTCAAGAATAGATGAGCCTGTTGTAGGATTTGACGATGAGGCAGAAACCATAATCGATCGACTTACAAGAGGATCAGAACAACTTCAAATTGTTTCGATTATTGGTATGCCTGGCCAAGGTAAGACAACTTTAGCCAAGAAAGTCTACAACCATCCATCAATCCGTTATCACTTTATTCAATGTGTCTGGTGTTGTGTGTCTCAAGAATATAGGTATAGAAGTGCATTGCTTGAAATGTTAAGTAATGTCACTGAGCTTTCTAGTCATGATACTTTTGAAACGAGTGATGAGGAACTTGCAAATCGGCTTagaaaatgtttgattggacGAAGCTATCTTATAGTTATGGATGATATCTGGGATATTCGAGCTTGGAATGAATTAAAGGGATCATTTCCTGACAACAACAATGGAAGCAGAATTCTGTTCACGAGCCGAATTCACAAGTTATCTTGGCAAGATGAATGCAAGTGCTACTTACATACTCTTCGGCCATTTCATGAGAAGGAAGGTTGGGAGTTATTGAAACAGAAAACATTCCATAAAGATGAATGTCCACAAGATTTAGTTGAAGTTGGCATGGAAATTGCAAGAAAGTGCAAGGGACTACCTTTGTCAATTGTTTTGGTTGCTGGAATCCTTGCTAAGTCAAAGAATAGTCTATATTGGTGGAAAAAAATTGCTCGAAGTCTGAGTTCGAGCCATCCAATTGATGGGTCCATGGACATATTGGAGTTAAGCTACAGACACATACCAGATCATCTTAAACCATGCTTTCTCTATTTTGGAGCATTTGCTGAGGGTCAAAATATCAGAGCCCGGAAGATGACCCTATTATGGATTTCAGAAGGATTTATAAGAACAACAGATCAAAGGAGGTTGGAAGATGTGGCAATGGAGTACTTGATGGATCTTGTTAATCATAGCCTTGTAATTGTCAGTGAAAGAAGTTCCGATGGTGGGGTCAATAGATGTCAGGTTCATAATCTCTTGCGTGAATTTTGCATGACAAAAGCTAAAGAAGAGAACTTTTTACAGCTAATTCATCATTATGATCTAGGTAATTATCCCTCCAATGGGTGTGATGTTGACATGCATCGGCTATCATTTCACAGTTCATTGTTTCATGTTACTGATTCGCATCCTGTTTGCTCGCCCGTCCATTCTATAGTGTTTGCTCATGGTATGCTGTTCATTGGCACTAGCTTTTCCAGAACCTTCAGACTTCTCAAAGTATTGGATATGGAGAAGTTACACTTGGATGATTCTGATCTTGACGCCCTGATGTCAATAGTACATTTACGGTACTTAGCGATTTCAGGTCTAATTACAAAGATTCCATCATCCATAGCCAACCTCTGGAACTTGGAAACTTTAATCGTGAGAGCGCCACTTCTTGTTGTCAAGATTGATCTACCGGATACCATTTGGCAGATGAAAAGTTTAAGGCATGTAGAAATCCGTCCTTGTGCTAATATCTCTTTGGGTGATGACAAATCTGAGGAGTTTTATCAATTAGACAATGTGCATACTTTTTCATCGGTAGTTCTTTGTGATGGAAGAGATGCACAGATCCTGCTAAGACGGTTACCAAGACTTCGCAAGCTGATTTGTTCACTTCCAGAGTCAGGTAAGCATCGCGGTGGAAGCTGCAAAGTTGTAGACTTGAGCATCCGGAGTGAACTGGAGGCACTGACCATGTGCTATCATTGGGTTTCTACTCCTAAACTACCAGCAATTGAGTTTCCAAAAGCGCTTAAAAAGTTAACATTGTTCAACTGTTTACTACCAAGGACTGGAATATCAGCAATTGGCCAGCTACCTAATCTTGTGGTTCTCAAATTCCGACTTATAGACTTTGCAAAGCACACATTTTATATGAAAGAGGGGGAGTTCTCAAACCTCAAATTCCTCAGAATATATAATTCAGAATTTGAAAGATGGGTTGTGCCCGCTGAGCCCTTCCCCAGCCTTGAGAACCTTGTCTTGATAGATTGTACCAAGCTTCAGGAGATCCCCTCTTCTTTTGCTGAGATCTCCACCCTGAGAATGATCAAGGTGCGAGGCTGCAGTCCCAATGTCGAGAAGTCTGCCCAGACAATTTTTGAAGAGCAAAAGGATATGGGAAATGGCGATCTGCAACTCATCTGCTGGTAA
- the LOC113774582 gene encoding cysteine-rich repeat secretory protein 55-like: MMALFRLVLLLFLSSCTAVLADFLFDSGAVSVYRCSENSTIATPQMSANINSLVAQLTSSTSQNRFSVATYGKGTDQVYGLGQCRRDVNIKDCARCLRNATLSIRTFCQNRADVWMWYNDTCFLRFDDNKFFGTVDPSSFDNLYASDHPQHPSAFKKQLDALISKVSSEAIVPANEGVGKERSFSVASNATIYALAQCTRDLSQHSCNDCLNTVTGNFLKFCNNDKSVGCRVASTGCYVHYEIYPFYFPLD, encoded by the coding sequence ATGATGGCTTTGTTTCGCCTTGTTCTCTTGCTATTCCTCAGCAGCTGCACTGCAGTACTTGCTGATTTTCTCTTTGACAGTGGAGCTGTTAGCGTTTATAGATGCAGTGAAAATTCAACAATAGCAACCCCTCAAATGTCAGCAAACATCAATAGCTTGGTGGCTCAGCTGACATCAAGCACTTCTCAGAATCGCTTCAGTGTTGCCACTTATGGCAAAGGTACAGACCAAGTCTACGGCTTGGGACAATGCAGGAGAGACGTGAATATTAAAGATTGCGCAAGATGCCTTCGTAATGCAACACTATCCATTCGCACATTTTGTCAAAACCGGGCTGATGTCTGGATGTGGTATAATGATACCTGCTTTCTAAGGTTTGACGACAACAAATTCTTTGGAACAGTTGATCCATCTAGCTTTGACAACTTATACGCATCTGATCATCCACAACATCCCTCTGCTTTCAAGAAACAGCTAGATGCTCTTATAAGTAAGGTCAGCTCGGAGGCTATTGTGCCTGCAAATGAAGGGGTTGGCAAGGAAAGGAGTTTCAGCGTCGCATCTAATGCTACTATTTATGCCTTGGCACAGTGCACCAGGGATTTGTCCCAGCATTCTTGCAACGATTGTCTGAACACAGTCACTGGCAACTTCCTCAAATTCTGCAACAATGACAAAAGTGTAGGATGTCGAGTTGCATCTACCGGCTGCTATGTTCATTATGAAATATATCCGTTTTACTTTCCTCTTGATTAG